In a genomic window of Thermodesulfovibrionales bacterium:
- a CDS encoding rhodanese-like domain-containing protein: MKRFLGYGIAAILAIVLVLPAYGADEWVKKFNEVLMKGPAEGHWQVKPDDVDAWMKAKKTDFVIIDVRPNPPGQQGGRIPGSVYIPYSEILKAENLKKLPKDKKVILVCVTGQTQNLPIVALRVLGYDARTMQFGHSAWIKDYLGAHLMQQAIQNAAAKNFPVEK; encoded by the coding sequence ATGAAAAGATTCTTGGGTTATGGAATAGCAGCAATCCTTGCGATCGTTCTGGTCCTTCCGGCCTATGGGGCCGATGAATGGGTGAAGAAATTCAATGAAGTCCTCATGAAAGGGCCTGCGGAGGGCCACTGGCAGGTGAAGCCCGACGATGTCGATGCCTGGATGAAGGCGAAGAAGACGGATTTTGTGATCATCGATGTGAGACCGAATCCCCCCGGGCAGCAGGGCGGACGCATACCCGGCTCCGTGTATATCCCCTACAGTGAAATATTGAAGGCCGAGAATCTCAAGAAACTCCCCAAGGACAAGAAGGTCATCCTTGTGTGTGTGACCGGTCAGACCCAGAACCTTCCTATCGTTGCCTTACGGGTCCTCGGATACGACGCCCGGACCATGCAGTTTGGTCATTCCGCCTGGATCAAGGATTATCTCGGCGCCCATCTGATGCAGCAGGCCATACAAAACGCGGCAGCAAAGAATTTTCCGGTAGAGAAGTAA
- a CDS encoding DsrE family protein, with the protein MKLGILVNSDKHAQDVVGIAKAALAKGHEVTIFNMDAGTKLLGDPTFSTLCQMQGVSMSFCDHSAKNWDISKEGIPQDIVCGSQYNHAAMIHEADRIIVL; encoded by the coding sequence ATGAAACTGGGTATCCTGGTGAATTCTGACAAACATGCTCAGGACGTTGTGGGGATCGCGAAGGCGGCGCTCGCCAAGGGACACGAAGTTACCATATTCAATATGGACGCCGGCACAAAGCTGCTCGGAGATCCGACATTCTCGACGCTCTGTCAGATGCAAGGCGTTTCGATGAGTTTCTGCGATCACAGTGCCAAGAATTGGGACATTTCCAAGGAGGGGATCCCCCAGGATATTGTCTGCGGCAGCCAGTATAATCACGCGGCAATGATCCACGAGGCAGACAGGATTATCGTCCTTTAG
- the waaF gene encoding lipopolysaccharide heptosyltransferase II — protein MRTSKPSLAAAFPDSLAKILIIKPSSLGDIIHSLPFLDAMKQRFPEAELHWVVAKGFEGILEGHPLIGRIWVINKDAWKKITKVTTSALELRRLFRNLRAEKFDCAVDLQGLFRSGVIARASGAPVRVGFQEAREGSSIFYTHRVAGGRDIHAVDRYLKVAAFFGCDISRVRFPLPPSRGTLAQAVPFLNLSCRGYAVVVPGARGAAKRWPAVRFGKLTSMLPMKSVVIGSRGDVALADEVVAASKGRAVSVAGKTDLRELMEIIRCAQFMVCNDTGPMHIASALGVHVFGLFGPTSAVRTGPYGAANTIVRATVPCAPCFRKNCRTRECMDMIGVNEVKDVIDKFLVGR, from the coding sequence GTGAGGACTTCGAAGCCATCACTCGCTGCTGCCTTCCCTGACAGCCTCGCAAAGATACTCATCATAAAACCGAGTTCCCTCGGCGATATCATCCACAGTCTGCCGTTCCTCGATGCGATGAAACAGAGGTTCCCCGAAGCTGAACTGCACTGGGTCGTCGCGAAGGGTTTTGAAGGCATACTTGAAGGCCATCCCCTTATCGGGCGTATATGGGTTATCAACAAGGACGCATGGAAGAAGATAACGAAGGTGACGACCTCTGCCCTGGAACTGCGGCGCCTCTTCAGGAACCTGAGGGCCGAGAAGTTCGATTGTGCCGTCGACCTTCAGGGGCTCTTCAGAAGCGGCGTTATAGCGCGGGCTTCAGGTGCACCGGTCCGGGTCGGTTTTCAGGAAGCCCGGGAGGGCAGCTCCATCTTCTATACCCACAGGGTCGCCGGGGGCAGGGATATTCACGCAGTCGACCGGTATCTGAAGGTTGCCGCGTTTTTCGGATGCGATATATCCCGCGTGCGGTTCCCTCTTCCGCCTTCGAGAGGGACACTGGCACAGGCGGTTCCTTTTCTGAATCTTTCCTGCCGCGGCTATGCTGTTGTGGTGCCGGGTGCTCGCGGAGCTGCGAAACGATGGCCCGCCGTGAGGTTCGGAAAGCTGACATCCATGCTGCCCATGAAAAGCGTGGTCATCGGCAGTCGGGGCGATGTGGCCCTCGCCGATGAGGTGGTTGCGGCTTCGAAGGGCAGGGCGGTATCCGTCGCCGGTAAAACGGACCTCAGGGAACTCATGGAGATTATCCGATGCGCTCAATTCATGGTCTGCAATGATACAGGACCGATGCATATCGCGTCCGCACTCGGTGTCCACGTATTCGGACTCTTCGGGCCTACCAGCGCGGTGAGGACGGGCCCGTATGGCGCTGCCAACACCATCGTGAGGGCAACCGTTCCCTGCGCCCCCTGTTTCAGGAAGAACTGTAGAACCAGGGAGTGCATGGACATGATCGGAGTGAACGAAGTTAAGGACGTGATCGACAAATTTCTCGTGGGCAGGTGA